In one window of Mercurialis annua linkage group LG4, ddMerAnnu1.2, whole genome shotgun sequence DNA:
- the LOC126679016 gene encoding GTP-binding protein ERG, producing MKAFRIARILNTQTSKPINSNPFNLILLPRFFSAQPEPNYTEIENNDSVFDSSHYTIPGIPNDDSSITAASQEPAWDEKYRERADKVVFGQETQKKSHFKKIQEQEFEDERRRILAKALLEAALERPDEEEDDEVVKEEDQKSLCVGIIGAPNAGKSALTNYMVGTKVSAVSRKTNTTTHEVLGVMTKGNTQICFFDTPGLMLKSNGFTYKDVKARVENAWSAVDLYDMLMVVFDVHRHLTRPDSRVMRLIERVGEQTDSKQKRILCMNKVDLVEKKKDLLKVAEQCKDLHGYDRCFMISGLKGAGVKDLTQYLMEQAIKRPWDEDPLNMSEEVMKNISLEVVREKLLDHVHQEIPYGIEHRLIEWKELRDGSIRIEQHLITPKLSQRKIIVGKKGSKIGRIGIEANQELRSIFKKEVHLILQVRLK from the exons ATGAAAGCATTTAGAATAGCAAGAATTCTGAACACCCAGACATCAAAACCCATAAATTCAAATCCTTTCAATCTGATTCTACTGCCCCGTTTCTTCTCAGCTCAACCCGAACCCAACTACACTGAAATCGAGAACAACGACTCCGTCTTCGACAGCAGCCACTACACGATCCCAGGTATTCCTAATGACGATAGTAGCATCACAGCAGCCTCTCAAGAGCCTGCTTGGGATGAGAAATACAGAGAACGAGCTGATAAAGTAGTGTTTGGGCAAGAAACCCAGAAAAAATCCCACTTCAAAAAGATCCAGGAGCAGGAATTTGAGGATGAGAGAAGGAGAATTTTAGCTAAAGCTTTGCTTGAGGCCGCGCTCGAACGGCCGGATGAGGAGGAGGATGATGAGGTGGTTAAGGAGGAGGATCAGAAATCTCTTTGTGTTGGTATTATTGGTGCTCCTAATGCTGGGAAATCTGCCTTGACTAATTATATG GTTGGGACAAAGGTTTCTGCTGTGTCACGGAAAACAAATACAACAACTCATGAAGTATTGGGAGTAATGACAAAAGGGAACACCCAAATT TGTTTTTTTGATACTCCTGGGCTTATGCTAAAGAGCAATGGATTTACTTACAAAGATGTGAAGGCTCGTGTGGAAAATGCTTGGAGTGCAGTTGATTTATATGATATGCTCATGGTTGTTTTCGATGTTCATAGGCATCTTACCAG GCCTGATTCAAGAGTGATGAGATTAATTGAACGTGTTGGAGAACAAACAGACTCAAAACAGAAGAGGATATTATGTATGAACAAGGTAGATCTGGTTGAGAAAAAGAAAGACTTGCTCAAGGTTGCCGAGCAATGCAAAGATCTTCATGGATATGATAG GTGCTTCATGATATCAGGACTGAAGGGTGCTGGCGTGAAGGATCTAACACAATATTTGATGGAGCAGGCAA TTAAAAGACCTTGGGATGAGGACCCGTTAAATATGAGCGAAGAAGTCATGAAAAACATTTCCTTAGAGGTTGTTCGAGAAAAGTTATTAGATCATGTACATCAG GAAATCCCATACGGTATAGAACATAGATTGATAGAGTGGAAGGAGCTACGAGATGGTTCTATCAGGATTGAACAACACTTGATCACTCCCAAGCTAAGCCAGCGGAAGATAATTGTGGGTAAAAAAGGCTCAAAAATAGG AAGGATAGGTATTGAAGCCAATCAAGAGCTGAGATCCATTTTTAAGAAAGAAGTACACTTGATCCTCCAGGTTAGACTTAAATGA